A single Salmo trutta chromosome 14, fSalTru1.1, whole genome shotgun sequence DNA region contains:
- the LOC115207080 gene encoding G-protein coupled receptor 22-like has translation MHYPLGFQVSLTAFLMLELVLGFSSNLMVLVLYCSQSNLVDSVSNMVTVNLHVLDVMLCVLCLPLTLVVVLLPPGPNLALLCCFHEACVTFASFATAINVLVISVDRYDISVRPANRLLTPQRAGLLLAAVWATSLAVFFIPFLEVEFLTGGAESGQHSSTSSPDTTLALVWRNRTLLCVGGQGYHTGLAMYYHLLLQVPIFFITVAVMLFTYSRILRALNIRIGSHIKKSQRFRAPSLSSAPLVSSEGAVAAAAAAAPAPAAPVTGPTVQASVSAIIALRRAVRRHRDRRERQRRVFRMSLLIVSTFLGCWAPLSVANVLILGLGPSDTLVSLRLWFLALAYGTTISHPLLYAFTRQKLRLALRAKVKKRVVSLLQVGPSPGETITHNSWVEPRKGRQLQLEGSETIDHCLVEPLKNSTH, from the exons ATGCACTACCCCCTGGGCTTCCAGGTGTCACTGACCGCCTTCCTCATGCTAGAGCTGGTCCTAGGCTTCAGCAGCAACTTGATGGTGCTGGTGCTCTACTGCTCTCAGTCCAACCTGGTCGACTCGGTCAGCAACATGGTCACGGTCAACCTGCATGTGCTGGACGTGATGTTGTGTGTGCTTTGTCTGCCTCTGACCCTGGTGGTGGTGCTTCTGCCCCCAGGGCCCAACCTGGCCCTGCTCTGCTGCTTCCACGAGGCCTGTGTCACCTTCGCCTCCTTCGCCACCGCCATCAACGTGCTGGTCATCAGCGTGGACCGCTACGACATCTCTGTCCGACCCGCCAACCGGTTGCTCACCCCGCAAAGGGCGGGGCTGCTGCTGGCTGCCGTCTGGGCCACGTCTCTGGCCGTCTTCTTCATCCCCTTTCTGGAGGTGGAGTTTCTCACCGGAGGGGCGGAGAGTGGACAGCAcagctccacctcctcccccGACACCACCCTGGCACTAGTGTGGCGTAACCGGACGCTGCTTTGTGTGGGTGGACAGGGCTACCACACAGGCCTGGCCATGTACTACCACCTGCTGCTGCAGGTGCCCATCTTCTTTATCACAGTGGCAGTCATGCTGTTCACATACTCACGAATCCTGCGGGCCTTGAACATTCGCATCGGCTCCCATATTAAAAAGAGCCAGCGCTTCAGGGCACCTT ccctgtcctcagcCCCTCTGGTTAGCTCAGAAGgcgctgttgctgctgctgctgctgctgcccctGCACCTGCTGCCCCTGTCACCGGTCCCACTGTTCAGGCATCTGTGTCGGCCATCATTGCCTTGCGGCGGGCCGTGAGGCGTCACCGGGACCGGCGGGAGCGCCAGCGGCGTGTCTTCAGGATGTCCCTCCTCATCGTCTCCACTTTCCTAGGTTGCTGGGCTCCTCTGTCCGTGGCCAATGTGCTGATCCTGGGCCTGGGCCCCAGTGACACCCTGGTCAGCCTGCGCCTCTGGTTTCTGGCCCTGGCCTATGGCACCACCATCTCCCACCCACTGCTCTACGCCTTCACCAGGCAGAAGCTGCGGCTTGCCCTCAGAGCCAAGGTGAAGAAGAGGGTGGTGTCACTACTGCAGGTGGGCCCCTCGCCAGGAGAGACCATCACACACAACTCCTGGGTGGAGCCAAGGAAGGGACGCCAGTTACAGCTGGAGGGCAGCGAAACCATTGACCATTGCCTGGTAGAGCCCCTGAAGAATAGCACACACTAG